One window of Thermacetogenium phaeum DSM 12270 genomic DNA carries:
- a CDS encoding corrinoid protein, with protein MDILKEVAEAVIEGDEDAVPELTRKALEAGIEPLRIINEGLTPGIEVVGDRFAAGEYFLPDLLLGAKAMEAGIAVLEPLLAGVNREFIGRVIMGTVHGDLHSIGKNIVIMMLKSAGFEVIDLGVDVPTDRFIEKIKELKPDIVGISALLTTTVGKQKEIIETLKEEGLRDSVKVMIGGAPINQTWADQIGADGYAEDATTAVKLARRLIGRTA; from the coding sequence GTGGATATCTTGAAGGAAGTAGCGGAGGCGGTGATCGAAGGGGACGAAGATGCGGTTCCAGAGCTGACCCGGAAGGCCCTGGAGGCCGGTATTGAACCCTTGAGGATAATCAACGAGGGTTTGACCCCGGGGATTGAAGTGGTCGGCGACCGCTTCGCAGCCGGGGAGTATTTCCTTCCGGATTTACTGCTCGGGGCTAAGGCTATGGAAGCCGGGATCGCCGTTCTGGAGCCCCTGCTGGCAGGTGTCAACAGGGAGTTTATCGGCCGGGTGATCATGGGGACGGTGCACGGAGACCTGCATTCGATAGGGAAGAATATCGTCATCATGATGCTGAAGTCGGCGGGGTTTGAAGTGATCGACCTCGGGGTCGACGTTCCCACCGACAGATTTATCGAAAAGATCAAGGAATTGAAGCCCGACATCGTCGGTATTTCGGCCTTACTGACGACCACCGTCGGCAAGCAGAAGGAGATCATCGAAACATTGAAGGAGGAAGGGCTCCGTGATTCGGTCAAGGTGATGATCGGGGGAGCTCCTATCAACCAGACCTGGGCCGACCAGATCGGAGCCGACGGCTATGCCGAGGATGCCACGACCGCAGTGAAGCTTGCCAGGCGGCTTATAGGCAGGACTGCTTAA